A window from Deltaproteobacteria bacterium encodes these proteins:
- a CDS encoding C4-type zinc ribbon domain-containing protein, whose protein sequence is MPETIKLLREVQKLDAEIDAIGREEQADIAEIDGIKKEVETLTAALGNAKAEFAAFDEGKKRIEDGFRVNRERIDKDKKRLNEIKNDKQYKAVTKEVSDADKAIKLLEMEKTALDEKVASKTKEISDKEAEIKQKEEAVAALLKELEDNRAKWNAIITEKKTKRSSVAASIKPQELKRYELVKSKRAGIGIVPVKKEACQGCYIQIPPQLFLQLIKGGTEELITCPHCHRILYYETEEQAAATTA, encoded by the coding sequence TTGCCCGAAACAATAAAACTACTTAGGGAAGTACAAAAGCTCGATGCCGAAATAGACGCAATAGGCAGGGAAGAGCAGGCCGATATAGCGGAAATAGACGGCATAAAAAAGGAAGTCGAGACGCTTACCGCAGCGCTCGGGAACGCAAAGGCCGAGTTCGCCGCGTTTGACGAGGGCAAAAAAAGAATAGAGGACGGCTTCAGGGTCAATAGAGAGCGTATTGATAAAGATAAGAAGCGCCTTAATGAAATCAAGAACGACAAGCAGTATAAGGCCGTCACAAAAGAGGTCTCTGACGCCGATAAGGCGATAAAGCTCCTCGAGATGGAAAAAACCGCGCTTGATGAAAAGGTTGCCTCGAAGACAAAGGAAATATCCGATAAGGAAGCAGAAATAAAGCAAAAGGAAGAGGCCGTTGCCGCGCTCTTAAAGGAACTCGAAGATAACCGCGCAAAGTGGAACGCAATCATTACCGAGAAAAAGACGAAGCGCTCCTCCGTAGCAGCCTCCATCAAACCCCAGGAACTAAAGCGCTACGAGCTCGTTAAATCCAAACGCGCAGGCATCGGCATCGTACCCGTTAAAAAAGAAGCCTGCCAGGGCTGCTATATCCAGATCCCGCCGCAGCTTTTTTTACAGCTCATCAAGGGCGGCACCGAAGAACTCATCACCTGCCCGCACTGCCACAGAATCCTCTACTACGAAACCGAAGAGCAGGCCGCAGCCACTACCGCTTAA
- a CDS encoding transpeptidase family protein, whose protein sequence is MAKGFSIRGWRFKAVALGAGLLFAALLWRAFELQVIDGGKLSKRAATQQLATLDIPLKRGGIYDRNGAELAVSMDVTSVYARPGEVENASSAAKSLSKVLTVEKSELKKGLSSDKGFVWLKRQIDLSGDAAEFVDSVDGVGIVKEGRRFYPNGRLLANVIGFSGVDMKGLEGIESAYNKRLSGIPRKVRTAKDATGRALLYEDIETGVQGSDLVLTIDKNIQYIAEKALASTVSDYNAKGGSVIVMEPFSGEILAMANLPTFDPNEFKSYSSAAWRNGAVADTFEPGSTMKVFLMAGAMEEGAVKPADRFFCENGSYKVRDRVFHDSKKHGWLTAAEVIKNSSNIGAIKMANKLGKNRYYGYLTAFGFGDKTGIDINGEQGGNIGELKNWSDVKFSTASFGHGISTSPLQLVTAVSAIANGGYLMKPHLVKSVKGIDGAVSEDFYPTVLRRVISESTAATTTKIMQSVTAEGGTGVLANFAEEFPVAGKTGTAQKPDHKNGGYMKDKYVVSFLGFVPANDPKIAIIVVVDEPKKGDIYGGTIAAPAFSDIARETLSYMGVTPKAAKPRVDMAKTDKPFKVVNAAYTAEGGSLVSYVAPSKGVVPDFTGLTLRAALKVARESSIEIKVSGTGKAVTQSHVPGAVVKDGDKVAVSFK, encoded by the coding sequence ATGGCAAAGGGATTTAGCATAAGGGGCTGGAGGTTCAAGGCCGTGGCTTTGGGGGCAGGGCTTTTGTTTGCCGCCCTTCTCTGGCGCGCCTTCGAGCTTCAGGTGATAGACGGCGGAAAGCTTAGCAAGCGCGCCGCAACGCAGCAGCTTGCGACACTCGACATACCGCTTAAGCGCGGCGGCATATACGACAGAAACGGCGCGGAGCTTGCCGTAAGCATGGATGTCACTTCGGTCTACGCGCGTCCCGGAGAGGTGGAGAACGCGTCGAGCGCGGCAAAGAGCCTCTCGAAGGTGCTGACGGTGGAGAAGAGCGAACTCAAAAAAGGGCTTTCTTCAGACAAGGGCTTTGTGTGGTTGAAGCGCCAGATAGATCTTTCCGGCGACGCAGCCGAGTTCGTTGATTCGGTAGACGGCGTAGGCATCGTGAAGGAAGGCAGGAGGTTTTACCCCAACGGCAGGCTCCTTGCCAATGTCATCGGGTTTTCCGGCGTTGACATGAAGGGGTTGGAAGGCATAGAGAGCGCGTACAATAAGCGCCTTAGCGGTATACCGAGAAAGGTAAGGACAGCAAAGGACGCAACCGGCAGGGCGCTTTTATATGAGGACATAGAGACCGGAGTGCAGGGTAGCGACCTGGTGCTTACCATAGACAAGAACATTCAGTATATAGCTGAGAAGGCCCTTGCCTCGACGGTTTCCGATTACAACGCAAAAGGCGGCTCGGTAATCGTGATGGAGCCGTTTAGCGGAGAAATACTGGCAATGGCCAATTTGCCGACATTCGACCCAAACGAGTTCAAGTCCTATTCGAGCGCAGCGTGGCGTAACGGCGCCGTTGCCGATACCTTCGAGCCCGGTTCGACCATGAAGGTGTTTTTGATGGCCGGCGCCATGGAGGAAGGGGCTGTTAAGCCGGCCGACAGGTTCTTTTGCGAGAACGGCTCATACAAGGTGCGCGACAGGGTTTTTCATGACTCGAAAAAGCACGGCTGGCTCACCGCCGCAGAGGTAATAAAGAATTCGAGCAACATAGGCGCGATAAAAATGGCAAACAAGCTCGGCAAGAACAGGTACTACGGGTACCTGACGGCCTTCGGGTTTGGCGATAAGACCGGCATAGACATAAACGGCGAGCAGGGCGGCAACATAGGCGAGCTTAAGAACTGGAGCGACGTTAAGTTCTCGACCGCTTCGTTTGGCCACGGCATATCGACCTCGCCTCTGCAATTGGTGACCGCTGTTTCTGCGATAGCCAACGGCGGTTATCTTATGAAGCCTCATCTTGTAAAGTCCGTAAAGGGGATTGACGGGGCCGTAAGCGAGGATTTTTATCCGACTGTCTTAAGGCGCGTCATATCGGAAAGTACCGCGGCGACCACTACGAAGATAATGCAAAGCGTTACGGCCGAGGGCGGCACCGGAGTGCTGGCGAACTTTGCCGAAGAATTCCCGGTTGCGGGAAAAACCGGAACAGCGCAAAAGCCCGACCACAAAAACGGCGGGTACATGAAGGATAAGTATGTCGTTTCGTTTTTGGGGTTTGTTCCGGCAAACGACCCGAAGATAGCGATAATTGTCGTCGTGGACGAGCCGAAGAAGGGCGATATCTACGGCGGCACGATAGCGGCGCCTGCGTTTAGCGATATTGCCAGGGAAACGCTCTCGTACATGGGCGTTACGCCAAAGGCAGCAAAGCCGCGCGTTGATATGGCCAAGACAGACAAGCCCTTCAAGGTGGTAAATGCCGCGTATACGGCGGAAGGCGGCTCTCTGGTTTCCTATGTTGCGCCGTCAAAGGGTGTGGTGCCGGATTTTACCGGGCTTACGCTTAGAGCGGCTCTCAAGGTTGCAAGAGAGAGTTCAATAGAGATAAAAGTTAGCGGCACGGGCAAGGCCGTAACGCAGAGCCACGTCCCTGGCGCGGTCGTAAAGGACGGCGATAAGGTCGCCGTTAGTTTTAAATAA
- a CDS encoding cell division protein FtsL: MKNFEERVNAMATAVGRINGAKIRRGEAGVLTGQDVKLRRNLKDLGFFYTAALTAFIVVVAGLFILWSRLVVVDLGYEMSRLSDARGVEMEKNKRLKFELMRLKSPQRLETMASKELGLVYPTPKQIVQLR; the protein is encoded by the coding sequence TTGAAAAACTTTGAGGAGAGAGTAAACGCGATGGCCACTGCGGTAGGGCGTATAAACGGAGCGAAAATAAGGCGGGGTGAGGCGGGGGTACTTACGGGGCAGGACGTGAAGCTCAGGAGGAATTTAAAGGACCTGGGCTTTTTCTACACCGCGGCCCTGACGGCCTTTATCGTGGTCGTTGCCGGGCTCTTTATACTCTGGAGCCGTCTTGTGGTTGTGGACCTTGGCTACGAGATGTCGAGGCTAAGCGATGCGCGCGGCGTGGAGATGGAGAAAAACAAGCGTCTTAAGTTCGAACTCATGCGGCTTAAATCCCCGCAGAGGCTCGAGACCATGGCATCGAAGGAACTGGGGCTTGTGTACCCGACCCCTAAACAGATAGTCCAATTAAGGTGA
- a CDS encoding formylglycine-generating enzyme family protein gives MIQYGKTKIALLIGAVFVAALLAACSKGKDDMALVEEGEFTVGSDTGEADEKPARKVFVKSFYIDKYEVANGAYKKFVEAQKHRQPKDWEAYGLPEDALKYPVVFVSYKDAESYCKWAGKRLPTEDEWEKAARGADGRTYPWGSGFDKNNANTSLSGVIGTTRVGQYETGKSPYGAYDMAGNVWEWTTSDFNDRTKVVRGGSWGLTHRFATTYFRGAYNPDTAVNNLGFRCALDN, from the coding sequence ATGATACAGTACGGCAAAACTAAAATAGCGCTGCTAATCGGCGCGGTCTTTGTAGCGGCACTCCTTGCCGCTTGCTCAAAGGGCAAGGACGATATGGCGCTCGTTGAAGAGGGCGAGTTCACCGTGGGCTCGGATACTGGCGAGGCAGATGAAAAACCTGCGCGCAAGGTGTTTGTCAAATCCTTTTATATCGACAAGTACGAGGTCGCAAACGGCGCTTATAAGAAATTTGTGGAAGCACAAAAGCACCGGCAGCCTAAGGACTGGGAGGCATACGGCCTCCCCGAGGACGCCCTTAAATATCCCGTCGTGTTCGTGAGCTATAAAGATGCGGAAAGCTATTGTAAGTGGGCCGGCAAAAGGCTCCCTACCGAAGATGAATGGGAAAAGGCCGCCAGAGGCGCGGATGGAAGGACATATCCATGGGGCAGCGGTTTCGATAAAAACAATGCCAACACCAGCCTCTCGGGCGTTATAGGCACAACACGTGTTGGCCAGTACGAGACAGGCAAAAGCCCCTACGGCGCCTACGACATGGCCGGAAACGTCTGGGAATGGACAACCTCGGACTTTAACGACAGGACAAAGGTTGTAAGGGGAGGCTCCTGGGGACTCACCCACCGCTTTGCCACGACGTACTTTCGCGGCGCCTATAACCCAGATACCGCCGTCAATAACCTCGGCTTTCGGTGCGCTTTGGATAACTAG
- the rsmH gene encoding 16S rRNA (cytosine(1402)-N(4))-methyltransferase RsmH, with product MAREVSALMQARPGGVYVDATLGAGGHAADMLRSSSPDGRVIGFDVDEDAITEAKKILNEFAGRVTIVRESYVNMREELTKLGIEKVDGVLFDFGTSSMQMDDAKRGFSFRFDEMLDMRMDNRGGLTAYDVVNTYGVEELTRVFRDYGEERRASAIARAIVRQREGAPIRTTAALSRIVEASYPPSYMRKEKIHPATRVFQAIRIEVNNELGNVKAGLDAALGVLKGGGRLIAISFHSLEDRIVKERFRSLISPCACPRDLPVCACGKKPVVAALTKKALTASEDEVNSNPRARSAKLRAVEKL from the coding sequence ATGGCGCGGGAAGTTTCTGCCCTCATGCAGGCCAGGCCGGGCGGCGTCTATGTGGACGCAACGCTCGGCGCCGGGGGGCATGCGGCGGATATGCTTCGTAGCTCTTCGCCCGATGGCCGCGTAATCGGGTTCGATGTCGATGAGGATGCGATAACAGAGGCTAAAAAGATCTTAAATGAGTTCGCCGGGCGCGTGACCATAGTGAGAGAAAGCTACGTGAACATGAGAGAAGAACTTACAAAGCTTGGAATTGAAAAGGTCGACGGCGTGCTTTTTGATTTCGGCACTTCCTCGATGCAGATGGACGACGCCAAAAGAGGTTTCAGTTTCCGCTTTGACGAGATGCTGGATATGAGGATGGACAATAGAGGCGGGCTTACGGCATACGATGTCGTTAACACTTACGGCGTAGAAGAGCTTACGCGCGTATTCAGGGATTACGGCGAGGAGAGAAGGGCCTCTGCCATAGCGAGGGCCATAGTGAGGCAGAGAGAGGGCGCGCCAATAAGGACCACGGCAGCACTTTCGAGGATAGTCGAGGCCTCGTACCCGCCCTCTTACATGAGGAAAGAAAAGATACATCCTGCCACAAGGGTATTTCAGGCGATAAGGATAGAGGTGAATAACGAACTCGGTAACGTGAAGGCCGGGCTTGATGCCGCATTAGGGGTCTTGAAGGGTGGCGGCAGGCTTATTGCCATATCGTTTCATTCGCTCGAAGACAGGATTGTGAAGGAGAGGTTTCGCTCTCTTATCTCTCCGTGCGCTTGTCCGAGGGATTTGCCTGTGTGTGCGTGCGGGAAAAAGCCTGTTGTGGCGGCGCTTACGAAAAAGGCGCTTACGGCCTCCGAGGATGAAGTGAATTCCAACCCGAGGGCAAGAAGCGCCAAGCTTCGCGCCGTTGAAAAACTTTGA
- a CDS encoding ribonuclease HI family protein, producing the protein MSDSKAKAFIKALSEGRLVDEAAREAGLQYADAQKIFIDLYKKLYPDTVAVTINVDGASKGNPGKAGAGAIIKDRDGNVIKKLRKALGIATNNVAEYEALILGLEEARAMDATDVIVHADSELMVKQINGEYRVKSEGLIPLYSKAVTLKDTFRKFKISHVDREKNSEADRLANEAIDAV; encoded by the coding sequence TTGAGCGATTCCAAGGCAAAGGCGTTCATAAAGGCCCTTTCCGAAGGCCGCTTAGTTGACGAGGCTGCCAGAGAAGCAGGTCTTCAGTACGCCGACGCCCAAAAGATATTCATCGACCTTTATAAAAAACTCTACCCGGATACAGTTGCCGTGACCATAAACGTCGACGGCGCCTCCAAAGGCAATCCCGGAAAGGCCGGGGCAGGCGCAATAATAAAAGACAGAGACGGCAATGTCATAAAAAAACTTCGCAAGGCCCTTGGCATTGCCACAAACAACGTTGCCGAGTACGAGGCCCTCATCCTCGGCCTCGAAGAGGCCCGTGCCATGGACGCAACCGATGTCATCGTGCACGCGGACTCCGAACTCATGGTAAAACAGATAAACGGCGAGTATCGCGTAAAAAGCGAAGGCCTCATTCCGCTATATTCAAAGGCAGTAACCCTCAAAGATACCTTCCGTAAGTTCAAAATCTCCCACGTAGATAGAGAAAAGAACTCCGAGGCCGACAGGCTTGCAAACGAGGCCATAGACGCCGTATAA
- a CDS encoding formylglycine-generating enzyme family protein, which translates to MKTTKYFSIAVFLAVALLCLASLADAARESCVECHTNPKFTKTDKNVLTQCLACHGAAGHPLKEEAVKDYLSRFGASVADAAEPVSGDKKITAGKKADTSSMIFVSEGEFLMGSDDRLRDEKPAHVVYIGAFYIDRYEVTNSDYKKFVALTGHRAPDHWDGGRIPKGKESHPVVFVDWHDADEYCRSLGKRLPREREWEKAARGTDGRTFPWGSVWDMTKSNNPLAGFEDTRPIGMYPQGRSPLGLFDVSGNVWEWVDDEYRPHPGSDYVSPEFFQYKIAKGGSWWDCMFYGCGISAPTFNRSFLVSKTRNDSYGFRCAADADEKNRGVKDADKQ; encoded by the coding sequence ATGAAAACGACAAAGTATTTTTCGATAGCGGTCTTTCTTGCCGTAGCTCTTCTCTGCCTTGCCTCCCTGGCCGATGCCGCACGCGAGAGCTGTGTTGAGTGCCACACAAACCCCAAGTTCACGAAGACAGATAAAAATGTGCTCACGCAGTGCCTTGCCTGCCACGGCGCAGCAGGACACCCGCTTAAAGAAGAAGCCGTGAAGGACTATCTCTCTCGCTTTGGCGCGTCCGTTGCCGATGCGGCAGAGCCTGTGAGTGGAGATAAGAAAATAACGGCCGGGAAAAAGGCCGATACCTCGTCCATGATATTTGTTTCGGAAGGAGAGTTTCTTATGGGCTCGGACGACAGGCTTCGCGACGAAAAGCCCGCGCATGTCGTTTATATAGGCGCCTTTTATATCGACAGGTACGAAGTAACTAACTCCGATTATAAGAAATTTGTTGCCTTGACCGGGCACCGCGCTCCGGACCACTGGGACGGTGGGCGTATCCCGAAAGGCAAGGAAAGCCATCCGGTAGTGTTCGTTGACTGGCACGATGCCGACGAATATTGCCGAAGCCTCGGTAAGCGCCTTCCTAGAGAGCGCGAATGGGAAAAGGCCGCGCGCGGCACCGACGGACGGACATTTCCGTGGGGCAGCGTCTGGGACATGACCAAATCAAACAATCCTCTTGCCGGGTTCGAGGACACGCGTCCTATCGGCATGTATCCGCAGGGCAGGAGCCCGCTTGGGCTCTTCGACGTAAGCGGCAATGTCTGGGAGTGGGTCGACGACGAGTACAGGCCGCATCCGGGCTCTGATTACGTAAGCCCCGAGTTCTTCCAGTATAAGATTGCAAAGGGCGGTTCATGGTGGGATTGCATGTTTTACGGCTGCGGCATATCTGCGCCGACATTCAACAGGTCGTTTCTCGTGTCCAAGACAAGGAACGATTCCTACGGCTTTCGGTGCGCCGCAGATGCCGATGAAAAAAACAGGGGAGTAAAAGATGCGGATAAACAATAA
- the mraZ gene encoding division/cell wall cluster transcriptional repressor MraZ produces the protein MFRGRYEHTLDAKGRLSIPSRFREELTENYDGRLVITTFDSCLIAYPYQEWRVLEERIAGLPEFKKDTRAFLRFFYSSAADCPIDKLGRILIPQPLRDYAKLDKDVVLVGAFKQFEVWSKAMWDVAEASASKEDIASILERLGI, from the coding sequence ATGTTTCGCGGAAGATACGAACATACACTTGACGCCAAGGGAAGGTTGAGCATTCCTTCGCGGTTTCGCGAGGAGCTGACCGAGAATTACGACGGACGTCTTGTCATCACCACTTTCGACAGTTGTCTCATCGCATATCCTTATCAGGAGTGGCGAGTGCTGGAAGAGCGTATCGCCGGGCTACCTGAGTTCAAAAAAGATACGAGGGCGTTTCTTCGGTTCTTTTATTCGAGCGCTGCCGATTGTCCAATTGACAAGCTCGGCCGTATTCTTATTCCGCAGCCGCTAAGGGATTACGCGAAGCTCGATAAGGACGTTGTCCTTGTCGGCGCCTTTAAGCAGTTCGAGGTATGGAGTAAGGCAATGTGGGACGTTGCAGAAGCGTCCGCCTCCAAAGAGGACATTGCTTCCATACTCGAGCGTTTGGGCATATAG
- a CDS encoding formylglycine-generating enzyme family protein, with amino-acid sequence MRINNKILLMLFAAVFTFSCSKGAPEVPGMVHVPGGAFTMGSEEKDTAALGVEFGLRSGKFFENEAPVHKVDIDGYYIDKYEVTNAEYRDFINAVSYKYIPTTWENGKYQEKLGRHPVAGVTWYDAANYCTWAGKRLPTEAEWEKAARGPNGNVYPWGNDFDQKKANLVSGESVEVGSAQTDKSPYGVFDMAGNVAEWVDDWYLAYPGNKSQSKEYGEQYKVFRGGEGTSTGHYALPKIYARGSARRYYLPGGAGGDVGFRCAKSAEGK; translated from the coding sequence ATGCGGATAAACAATAAAATTCTTCTTATGCTGTTTGCGGCGGTCTTTACGTTTTCGTGCTCAAAGGGCGCTCCTGAGGTTCCAGGCATGGTGCATGTCCCGGGAGGGGCCTTTACCATGGGCAGCGAGGAAAAAGATACCGCGGCCCTCGGTGTCGAGTTCGGGCTTCGTTCCGGAAAATTTTTCGAAAACGAGGCTCCGGTGCATAAAGTGGATATAGACGGCTACTATATCGACAAGTACGAGGTAACCAATGCCGAGTACAGGGATTTTATAAATGCTGTTTCGTATAAATATATCCCTACTACATGGGAAAACGGCAAGTACCAGGAAAAGCTCGGCAGGCACCCGGTTGCGGGTGTTACCTGGTATGATGCTGCTAATTACTGCACATGGGCGGGTAAAAGGCTTCCGACAGAGGCCGAATGGGAAAAGGCCGCAAGGGGCCCCAACGGCAACGTATATCCGTGGGGCAACGATTTCGACCAGAAAAAAGCAAATCTGGTTAGCGGTGAAAGTGTCGAGGTCGGCAGTGCCCAGACCGATAAAAGCCCGTATGGCGTTTTTGATATGGCCGGGAATGTGGCGGAGTGGGTCGATGATTGGTATCTCGCGTACCCGGGCAATAAATCCCAGAGTAAAGAGTACGGCGAACAGTATAAAGTATTCAGGGGCGGCGAGGGCACTTCCACAGGCCACTACGCGCTGCCGAAGATATACGCCAGAGGTTCGGCAAGGCGCTATTACCTGCCCGGAGGCGCTGGCGGGGACGTGGGCTTTCGGTGCGCGAAATCCGCAGAGGGAAAATGA
- a CDS encoding UDP-N-acetylmuramoyl-tripeptide--D-alanyl-D-alanine ligase, whose translation MRYSALVNAADERNTSKGPYKVKLSVRDILKASSGSLVSGDESARVESFSTDSRTIKGGEMFFALRGVNHDGHDFAATAAKAGAEWVVVDERFAASEGAMALRAAGSGVIVVADTLTALGAAARLSRKSSKAKVMAITGSAGKTTTKDMTAAILSRSRKTLKTEGNLNNLIGLPLTLFRLTEDDEAAVIELGISIPGEMEKLASICAPDVALVTNIGMSHLEGLKTREMVAEEKLKLFMSLKKGGVRVVNMDDDYIRAFVEKYGRARSDVTFAMRDGADVVIKGYSRVNGTLLASYSVGGEHVEVKYPSPLVSNAQNGAAAMAASLCYGVSLSDMAEALSTYVPAKGRMAVVKLVGVTLLDDTYNANPESMKAALKTMSSYSGRKIVISGDMLELGALSASLHEEVGSFMAESGVNEIIATGSFASSVIDGALKAGMPSKNASVVSGNAEAAAALLEMVSEGDVILVKGSRGMRMEEVVNKLKEKLS comes from the coding sequence GTGCGATACTCGGCTCTCGTAAACGCTGCTGATGAACGTAATACCTCAAAAGGGCCTTATAAGGTGAAGCTTTCGGTTCGCGACATATTGAAGGCGTCTTCAGGAAGCCTTGTCTCGGGAGATGAGTCGGCCAGGGTCGAGAGCTTTTCTACCGACAGCCGCACTATCAAGGGCGGCGAGATGTTTTTTGCTCTAAGGGGAGTAAACCACGACGGCCACGACTTTGCTGCCACTGCGGCAAAGGCAGGCGCTGAGTGGGTGGTGGTTGACGAGCGTTTTGCCGCATCAGAGGGCGCTATGGCGCTAAGGGCGGCAGGCTCGGGCGTGATAGTGGTGGCAGATACGTTAACTGCCCTGGGCGCAGCCGCCAGGCTGTCGAGAAAGAGCTCCAAGGCAAAGGTCATGGCAATTACCGGGAGCGCGGGTAAGACCACTACAAAGGACATGACAGCCGCGATACTTTCGAGGTCCAGAAAGACGCTAAAGACAGAGGGTAACTTGAATAACCTTATCGGGTTGCCGTTAACGCTCTTTAGGCTTACCGAGGACGACGAAGCCGCTGTGATAGAGCTTGGCATCAGCATTCCAGGAGAGATGGAAAAGCTTGCCTCCATATGCGCGCCGGACGTAGCGCTTGTAACCAACATCGGCATGTCGCATCTTGAGGGGCTAAAGACCAGGGAGATGGTTGCCGAGGAAAAACTCAAGCTCTTCATGTCGCTTAAAAAGGGCGGGGTAAGGGTAGTGAATATGGACGACGATTATATACGCGCCTTTGTCGAGAAGTACGGCCGCGCAAGAAGCGACGTTACCTTCGCCATGAGAGACGGCGCGGATGTTGTCATAAAAGGGTATTCGAGGGTAAACGGCACGCTTTTAGCCTCGTACTCGGTCGGGGGCGAGCATGTGGAAGTAAAGTACCCTTCGCCGCTTGTCTCTAACGCGCAAAACGGGGCAGCGGCAATGGCCGCGTCTCTCTGTTACGGCGTTTCCCTCTCTGACATGGCCGAGGCGCTTTCAACCTACGTGCCTGCGAAGGGCAGGATGGCCGTTGTAAAGCTTGTAGGAGTAACGCTCCTTGACGATACTTACAACGCGAACCCGGAGAGCATGAAGGCCGCGCTAAAGACCATGAGCTCTTATTCGGGAAGAAAGATAGTAATATCCGGCGACATGCTCGAGCTTGGCGCTCTTTCCGCCTCGCTCCATGAAGAGGTAGGCTCGTTTATGGCAGAGTCCGGAGTTAACGAGATAATAGCAACCGGCAGTTTTGCCTCGAGCGTTATTGACGGCGCGCTAAAGGCCGGGATGCCCTCGAAGAATGCCAGTGTGGTCTCCGGTAACGCAGAGGCCGCGGCAGCCCTGCTCGAGATGGTTT
- a CDS encoding UDP-N-acetylmuramoyl-L-alanyl-D-glutamate--2,6-diaminopimelate ligase — MMLNEIITALKQGSYELKGDSGVEITGIKYDSRNVIKGDMFFALKGQHADGVKFVDAALKAGAAAIAVENGVNISAKVPVLSVRDAKSALARCAARFYGEPSKKMKLVGVTGTNGKTTITYLMESIFGAAALSSGVIGTVNYRYAGNVIDAPHTTPLAVELQWLLSNMAQSGVSHCVMEVSSHAVEERRVEACAFVAKIFTNLTPEHLDYHKNMDEYFIAKAKLFIAEESFGKGSAVINIDDEWGKKLAVMVKGAITYSIEAKGASIRPRSYSVSSSGIKAEVESPWGNFRVDTVMTGEHNLYNIMAAAGAAFSLGISARNIEAGIRNLKNVPGRLERVSPESGVWAYVDYGHTSDALERTLKVLRKLTDERGKRLVTVFGCGGNRDRTKRPRMGKAAIELSDFTIVTSDNPRDEDPGDIIAEVETGMTGAKKFSSAPQGPEKGYMAVVDRKEALKAAVMLITDGDTLLVAGKGHEDYQIVKGVKHHFDDREELRAILGSRKRC, encoded by the coding sequence ATGATGCTAAATGAGATCATAACCGCGTTAAAACAAGGCTCGTACGAGCTAAAGGGCGACTCCGGCGTGGAGATAACAGGCATAAAGTACGATTCGAGGAACGTTATAAAGGGAGACATGTTCTTTGCCCTGAAGGGCCAGCACGCCGACGGCGTAAAGTTCGTGGACGCCGCACTTAAGGCCGGGGCCGCAGCGATTGCAGTTGAAAACGGCGTAAATATCAGCGCAAAGGTTCCGGTGCTTTCCGTGCGCGATGCAAAGAGCGCGCTCGCACGGTGCGCCGCCAGGTTCTACGGCGAGCCTTCTAAGAAGATGAAGCTCGTAGGCGTTACAGGCACGAACGGCAAGACGACGATAACGTACCTTATGGAGTCGATATTCGGAGCCGCCGCGCTAAGCTCAGGCGTAATCGGCACTGTAAATTACAGGTATGCGGGTAATGTGATAGATGCGCCGCACACTACACCTCTGGCAGTCGAGCTTCAGTGGCTTCTTTCGAATATGGCGCAGTCCGGGGTTTCGCACTGCGTGATGGAGGTTTCATCTCATGCGGTGGAGGAGAGAAGGGTCGAGGCCTGCGCGTTCGTGGCAAAGATATTTACCAACCTTACGCCCGAGCACCTCGATTACCACAAAAACATGGACGAGTACTTCATAGCAAAGGCAAAGCTCTTTATTGCTGAGGAATCGTTTGGCAAGGGCTCTGCCGTCATAAATATAGACGATGAGTGGGGTAAAAAGCTCGCTGTCATGGTAAAGGGCGCGATAACGTACTCAATCGAGGCAAAAGGCGCGTCCATCAGGCCAAGGAGCTATAGCGTAAGCTCTTCTGGCATCAAGGCCGAGGTCGAGAGCCCGTGGGGCAACTTTAGGGTTGATACCGTAATGACCGGCGAGCATAACCTTTATAACATCATGGCTGCGGCAGGAGCGGCGTTCTCGCTTGGCATTTCGGCAAGGAACATCGAGGCAGGCATAAGGAACTTGAAAAACGTCCCCGGCAGGCTCGAGCGCGTTTCTCCGGAGAGCGGCGTTTGGGCGTATGTTGATTACGGCCATACATCCGACGCTCTCGAGAGAACGCTAAAGGTTTTAAGGAAGCTTACCGATGAGAGAGGTAAAAGGCTTGTAACGGTATTCGGCTGCGGCGGTAACCGTGACCGCACAAAGAGACCGCGGATGGGCAAGGCAGCGATCGAGCTCTCGGACTTTACAATCGTTACCTCCGATAACCCGAGGGACGAGGACCCCGGCGATATCATAGCCGAGGTCGAGACAGGGATGACAGGGGCAAAAAAGTTTTCCTCTGCGCCGCAAGGCCCGGAAAAAGGGTACATGGCCGTAGTCGACAGGAAAGAGGCCTTGAAGGCAGCGGTCATGCTCATTACAGATGGCGATACGCTTCTTGTCGCTGGCAAGGGCCACGAGGACTACCAGATAGTAAAGGGCGTTAAGCACCACTTCGACGACAGAGAGGAGCTACGTGCGATACTCGGCTCTCGTAAACGCTGCTGA